The Triplophysa rosa linkage group LG15, Trosa_1v2, whole genome shotgun sequence genome has a segment encoding these proteins:
- the brox gene encoding BRO1 domain-containing protein BROX produces the protein MTHWFHRNPLKATAPASFNLYGVASSPSANKICNDLRTARVRLLDMFTDSTCTPEVMKKVSDDYFSLLQGFILPLDGTTQESKLRFIHNFKWTDTLQGNIGSAQQDAVFELVSMAFNVAIWYTKFASRLSGKENITEEEAKDVHRSLKIAAGTFKTLKESHIPRLITPAEKGRDLEARVIDTYIIQSQAEAQEVTIARAIELKHNASLIAALAYETANFYQKADHTLNTLDPECSAKWRKYLQLKQDFYMAYAHCYHGQTLLAADKCGEAIRSLQEAEKYYSRAEALCKEYRQTKGPGSTAKPSEQLFFLKLGALIKNTLEKCQRENGFIYFHKVPAEAPALELKASYGLAEPTPFELPALSAQCTPEVYATFDLTKGPKDDKAKAKHDEEIKPVKEPDVKPQKDTGCVIS, from the exons ATGACTCACTGGTTCCACAGAAACCCTTTAAAAGCCACAGCGCCCGCATCCTTCAATCTGTATGGGGTGGCGTCCAGCCCGTCTGCCAATAAGATCTGCAA TGACTTGAGAACGGCTCGGGTGAGACTGCTCGACATGTTCACAGACTCCACGTGCACCCCAGAGGTTATGAAGAAAGTCAGCGATGATTATTTCTCGCTCTTACAGG GCTTTATTTTGCCACTGGACGGCACCACACAAGAGAGCAAGCTTCGCTTCATTCACAACTTCAAATGGACGGACACTTTACAGGGAAACATCGGCAG TGCCCAGCAGGACGCAGTGTTTGAGTTGGTGTCTATGGCCTTTAATGTGGCCATCTGGTACACGAAGTTCGCCTCGCGACTGTCTGGAAAAGAGAA CATCACAGAGGAGGAGGCCAAAGACGTTCACAGGAGTTTGAAAATCGCcgccggtacatttaaaaccctTAAG GAGTCTCATATTCCTCGTCTCATCACTCCAGCAGAGAAGGGTCGAGATCTGGAGGCCAGAGTCATTGACACGTACATCATTCAGAGTCAAGCAGAAGCACAGGAGG TGACTATAGCCAGAGCCATCGAGCTGAAGCACAACGCCTCTCTCATAGCAGCGCTGGCTTACGAGACGGCTAACTTCTACCAAAAGGCGG ATCACACTTTGAACACGCTGGATCCTGAGTGCAGCGCTAAATGGAGGAAATACCTGCAGCTCAAACAGGATTTCTACATGGCTTAT GCGCACTGCTATCATGGACAGACTCTTCTGGCTGCTGATAAGTGTGGAGAGGCCATCCGGTCCCTGCAGGAGGCTGAGAAAT ATTATTCCCGAGCGGAAGCGTTGTGTAAGGAATACCGTCAGACGAAAGGCCCGGGCAGCACGGCCAAACCCTCGGAGCAGCTTTTCTTCCTGAAGCTGGGAGCTCTGATCAAAAACACCCTGGAGAAATGCCAGAGAGAAAACGGCTTCAT TTACTTTCATAAAGTCCCCGCAGAAGCTCCGGCTCTGGAGTTAAAGGCCAGTTATGGTTTGGCTGAACCGACTCCATTTGAACTCCCGGCACTGAGCGCTCAGTGTACACCTGAAGTCTACGCCACCTTTGACCTCACCAAAGGACCTAAAGACGACAAG GCTAAAGCCAAACATGATGAGGAGATAAAACCAGTGAAAGAGCCGGATGTCAAACCACAGAAAGACACGGGCTGTGTGATCTCCTAA